One genomic region from Desulfurispira natronophila encodes:
- a CDS encoding ABC transporter substrate-binding protein, which translates to MQAAINGSMTIEQIVTQYPQTISVFESRGFKGFSDPNAIQTVGRFLKLESLLKRENCDHDAFIRLLEQAINNDNTTSLSGAEDITTLKIAGLLPCPVRVPLQEALDSFAESYRKDYAINVESQLEAAAIGAQWIEEHVTSLQSHEELPDILLSAGFETFFDPKLIGRWKDQGVFVDTTGTISLNTSFDGVDIRDPQGDYGIISVVPSVFVVHQANYPDIEPPRCWADILEPRLEGLISLPVSDFDLFNGILLNIHKEYGDQGLMRLARSMSTSLHPAQMVHASNRRSAQKPFVSIMPYFFTKMLRNPEVARCVWPEDGSIISPVFMLVKKDQLEHSKPLADFFAGKEVGNILTNQGLFPSLNAAVINNLPTNPTWKWIGWDYLYANDIGALLQHVNEVFRQAVQECGQ; encoded by the coding sequence ATGCAGGCTGCAATAAACGGTTCCATGACTATTGAACAAATAGTGACCCAATACCCTCAAACAATTTCAGTCTTTGAATCCCGCGGATTCAAGGGCTTCAGTGACCCGAACGCCATACAAACCGTAGGTAGATTTTTAAAACTCGAGTCATTGCTTAAGCGTGAAAACTGTGATCACGACGCTTTTATCCGTCTTTTAGAGCAAGCAATAAATAATGATAACACTACAAGCCTCTCAGGCGCAGAGGATATCACAACGCTGAAGATTGCAGGATTGCTACCCTGTCCAGTGCGGGTGCCATTACAGGAAGCGCTGGATTCCTTCGCTGAGTCATACCGCAAAGACTACGCTATTAACGTGGAGTCTCAGTTAGAAGCAGCTGCCATAGGAGCCCAATGGATTGAAGAGCATGTAACCAGTCTACAAAGCCATGAAGAACTTCCGGATATACTTTTGAGTGCAGGATTTGAAACTTTTTTTGACCCTAAATTAATTGGTCGCTGGAAAGATCAAGGGGTATTTGTAGATACTACAGGAACCATATCGCTTAACACTTCATTTGATGGTGTGGATATTCGCGATCCACAAGGTGATTATGGTATTATTTCGGTTGTCCCTTCGGTGTTTGTAGTTCATCAAGCAAACTATCCAGACATAGAACCTCCCCGGTGCTGGGCTGATATTCTTGAACCTCGCCTGGAGGGCTTGATAAGCCTTCCTGTTTCTGATTTTGACCTTTTTAATGGTATTCTCCTCAATATACACAAAGAGTATGGTGATCAAGGGCTGATGCGTCTGGCCCGCAGCATGTCCACCAGTCTTCATCCAGCACAGATGGTTCATGCCTCAAATCGTCGCTCAGCGCAAAAGCCATTTGTTTCCATCATGCCATACTTTTTCACGAAAATGCTGCGAAACCCCGAAGTAGCGCGCTGTGTGTGGCCTGAAGACGGGTCAATAATCAGTCCAGTATTTATGCTGGTGAAAAAGGATCAACTTGAACATAGCAAACCACTCGCTGATTTTTTTGCCGGAAAGGAAGTGGGCAACATCCTTACAAACCAGGGGCTTTTTCCCTCACTTAATGCCGCCGTTATCAATAATTTACCCACAAATCCTACTTGGAAATGGATTGGTTGGGACTACCTTTACGCCAACGATATCGGGGCCCTCCTCCAGCATGTGAATGAAGTTTTCCGGCAGGCAGTACAGGAGTGTGGACAATGA
- a CDS encoding ATP-binding cassette domain-containing protein gives MSQSVTTLPIATILRDYPFCSDFFESQGMEIPQTANSKTLTGYLFSLDVDYWEDMGTSPEATLQSFTAFFEGMERIANQKKFSVESLTILGGRNKQGEDENITLELNRGDVISIVGPTGSGKSRLLADIEWMARRDTPTGRGILVNGSDPDPSWRFSIEHKLVAQLSQNMNFVMDLTVEEFVDMHAESRLVPERENVIQRIMKEANSLAGEPFTSDTPVTSLSGGQSRALMIADTAFLSRSPIVLIDEIENAGIDRQKALDLLVREEKIVLIATHDPILALMAPRRIVIRNGGIVKVVETSTVERKNLHYLQALDNKMLRLRNRVRQGERIEDATENW, from the coding sequence ATGAGCCAGAGTGTCACCACACTTCCCATAGCCACCATTTTACGGGACTACCCATTTTGCAGCGATTTTTTTGAATCCCAGGGGATGGAAATACCACAGACCGCTAATTCAAAAACACTTACAGGTTACCTTTTCAGTCTTGATGTGGACTACTGGGAGGACATGGGAACTTCCCCGGAAGCTACTTTGCAAAGCTTTACTGCCTTTTTTGAGGGTATGGAGCGCATTGCGAACCAAAAAAAATTCAGTGTAGAGAGTCTCACCATTTTAGGTGGCCGTAACAAGCAGGGCGAAGATGAAAATATTACACTGGAGCTCAACAGGGGCGATGTCATCAGCATTGTCGGCCCCACAGGTTCAGGGAAAAGTCGTCTTTTGGCCGACATAGAGTGGATGGCTCGAAGGGATACTCCCACGGGTCGAGGCATTCTTGTCAACGGCAGCGATCCTGATCCTTCCTGGCGATTTTCCATTGAGCACAAGCTGGTGGCTCAACTCTCACAAAACATGAACTTTGTAATGGATCTCACAGTAGAAGAGTTTGTAGATATGCATGCGGAAAGCCGTCTGGTTCCTGAGCGGGAGAACGTCATTCAACGAATAATGAAAGAGGCCAATTCCCTGGCTGGTGAGCCTTTTACATCTGATACTCCCGTAACATCCCTTAGCGGTGGACAGTCCCGAGCTTTGATGATTGCCGATACTGCTTTCCTCAGTCGCTCACCCATTGTATTAATAGATGAAATTGAAAATGCTGGTATCGACCGTCAAAAAGCACTGGATTTGCTGGTGCGGGAGGAAAAAATTGTATTAATAGCCACTCACGATCCTATCCTGGCACTTATGGCTCCTCGACGCATCGTCATACGCAACGGTGGCATTGTTAAAGTCGTAGAAACCTCAACAGTTGAACGGAAAAACCTTCACTACCTCCAGGCACTAGACAATAAAATGTTGCGACTGCGCAACCGTGTCCGTCAGGGTGAGCGCATCGAAGATGCCACAGAAAACTGGTAA
- a CDS encoding RNA recognition motif domain-containing protein, translating to MTKSIYAGNLPFSTTEDEIGNLFAQYGDVYSVKLISDRETGRLRGFGFVEMDEKDCAAAVEGLNGYELSGRQLRVNEARPKSF from the coding sequence ATGACCAAATCCATCTATGCTGGAAACCTGCCTTTCTCTACGACTGAAGACGAAATCGGAAACCTTTTTGCACAATACGGAGACGTTTACTCCGTAAAACTGATCTCCGATCGTGAAACCGGTCGCCTCCGCGGCTTCGGCTTCGTCGAAATGGACGAGAAAGACTGTGCTGCTGCAGTAGAAGGCCTTAATGGCTATGAACTCAGTGGCCGCCAGCTGCGCGTTAACGAGGCTCGTCCCAAGAGCTTCTAA
- a CDS encoding GTP-binding protein, whose protein sequence is MKLVIIAGPPSAGKTAVILKVAESLGSEEKVGVVKFDCLSTDDDQLYERRGIRVKKGLSGAMCPDHFFVSNIEECVQWGKAQGLSMLISESAGLCNRCSPHIKGVTSVCVVDNLSGVHTPKKIGPMLRSADIVVITKGDIVSQAEREVFAFRTQQANPQATILGVNGITGQGAYELATLFTQAPEVDTVQGSTLRFSMPSALCSYCLGETRIGESYQMGNVRKMQ, encoded by the coding sequence ATGAAGTTGGTCATAATAGCTGGTCCACCATCAGCAGGTAAAACTGCAGTGATCCTCAAGGTAGCTGAATCATTAGGGAGTGAAGAAAAAGTAGGAGTGGTGAAGTTTGACTGTCTTTCTACCGACGACGATCAACTGTACGAACGCCGTGGTATAAGGGTTAAGAAAGGGTTATCGGGAGCCATGTGTCCCGACCATTTTTTTGTCAGCAATATTGAAGAGTGTGTGCAATGGGGTAAGGCTCAAGGGTTAAGTATGCTTATTAGCGAAAGTGCCGGACTGTGCAACCGGTGCTCACCTCATATCAAGGGTGTTACCTCAGTATGTGTCGTGGATAATCTTAGCGGGGTACATACACCCAAAAAAATCGGTCCTATGCTACGCTCTGCTGATATTGTTGTTATCACAAAAGGAGATATTGTCTCTCAGGCAGAAAGAGAAGTATTTGCCTTTCGTACACAACAGGCAAATCCTCAGGCAACAATTTTAGGGGTCAATGGCATTACCGGTCAGGGCGCTTACGAGCTGGCTACACTTTTCACTCAAGCTCCAGAAGTTGATACTGTCCAAGGCAGTACCTTACGCTTTTCCATGCCGTCTGCTTTGTGTTCCTATTGCCTCGGAGAAACCCGCATTGGGGAATCCTATCAGATGGGTAACGTACGAAAAATGCAGTAG
- the rpsT gene encoding 30S ribosomal protein S20 produces MAHTASARKRIRQSQKKHARNSYVKTTLRTYNKKFNKALEAGDKEQVKELFHICQKKFAKAASKGVIHKKTASRKISRLAQAAKKVVD; encoded by the coding sequence TTGGCACATACGGCTTCTGCTCGAAAACGCATAAGACAGTCTCAGAAAAAACATGCACGTAACAGTTATGTGAAAACAACACTGCGTACATATAATAAAAAGTTTAACAAGGCACTGGAAGCTGGCGATAAGGAGCAAGTAAAAGAATTGTTTCATATCTGTCAGAAGAAATTTGCCAAGGCAGCATCAAAAGGTGTTATTCATAAAAAGACAGCCAGCCGCAAAATATCAAGATTGGCACAGGCTGCTAAAAAAGTGGTTGACTAA
- the gspJ gene encoding type II secretion system minor pseudopilin GspJ, which translates to MTKQSQQQGFTLLEVLIAIGIFTIIGVGSYQLLNSIFTTQDHTQSQSQEMRQLQRALQTLAMDLEQSTYRSIRDEFGDFQHALLLNEGMYMLEITRRGWLNPLQHPRSKLQRVAYDFDGSTLQRYYWMVLDRDRDSEPRSQVLLDNIESLDIRILDSQENWYDQWPPLELNDGGEVQAGNPVAIEVTVNSKKFGKLRRVHSLAMLPHTSMTLTDRESAELSTGSGDES; encoded by the coding sequence TTGACTAAACAGTCTCAACAACAGGGGTTTACCCTCTTGGAAGTGCTCATTGCCATAGGCATATTCACTATAATTGGCGTTGGTTCCTACCAGTTACTCAATTCTATTTTCACTACCCAGGATCATACGCAAAGTCAGAGCCAGGAAATGCGTCAATTACAACGAGCCCTACAGACACTTGCCATGGATTTGGAGCAATCTACATACCGCTCTATACGTGATGAATTTGGAGATTTTCAGCATGCTCTTTTACTGAATGAGGGAATGTACATGCTTGAAATTACTCGGCGGGGATGGCTTAACCCACTGCAACACCCCCGAAGTAAGCTACAGCGCGTTGCCTATGATTTTGATGGTTCGACACTACAACGCTACTATTGGATGGTGCTTGATCGGGACCGAGACAGTGAGCCGCGCTCTCAGGTGCTCTTGGATAACATTGAGTCATTAGATATTCGTATACTTGATTCTCAAGAAAACTGGTACGACCAATGGCCCCCCTTAGAGTTAAACGATGGTGGGGAGGTCCAGGCCGGTAACCCTGTAGCTATTGAAGTAACTGTTAACAGTAAAAAATTTGGCAAGTTACGACGTGTACACTCATTGGCTATGCTTCCACATACCAGCATGACATTGACTGACAGGGAAAGTGCTGAATTGAGTACGGGCAGTGGAGATGAGTCATGA
- the gspH gene encoding type II secretion system minor pseudopilin GspH, translated as MPNTLPFHRHNQLGFTLIEILVVLVVVGILASVIVINFSDSSHQRELQREAQRLHAVLNIAADEAIFTATEYGFRYQRDIYIFFRYDYQRSEWIPIKEGTLRQHELPEGLQLIVEREGELVLPSREDQSQGEQPSLLFLSSGEKTAFEIKFKWEGGNFDATRDYRIYTDGLQDITLENP; from the coding sequence TTGCCAAACACCTTGCCCTTCCATCGTCATAACCAGCTTGGCTTTACACTGATTGAGATATTGGTGGTTCTTGTAGTTGTAGGAATACTGGCTTCTGTTATTGTAATTAACTTTAGCGACAGTAGCCATCAACGCGAATTGCAACGAGAGGCTCAGCGTCTCCACGCTGTTTTGAATATTGCCGCTGACGAGGCTATATTTACAGCCACTGAGTATGGCTTTCGCTATCAACGTGATATTTATATTTTTTTTCGCTATGATTATCAACGTTCAGAGTGGATACCCATAAAAGAAGGCACGCTACGACAGCACGAACTTCCTGAAGGCCTACAATTGATTGTGGAGCGGGAGGGAGAGCTGGTCCTGCCATCAAGAGAAGACCAGTCTCAAGGAGAGCAACCGTCCCTCCTGTTTCTGTCTTCAGGCGAAAAAACAGCTTTTGAAATCAAGTTTAAGTGGGAGGGTGGCAACTTTGACGCCACTCGCGACTATCGCATATACACTGACGGCCTGCAGGATATCACTCTTGAAAATCCCTGA
- a CDS encoding metal ABC transporter permease, giving the protein MIEAFFQYSFIQRAVLAGVMVGFIAPLIGVYLVMRRLSLIADALSHVTLAGIAAGMLWNKVFPALLLSPVITGMGASVIGALCIEKLRKVYRHYQELSIPIILAAGVGLGVVLISMADGFNADLFGYLFGSVVAVSPLDLKLITSTSLLVIAIIAVTYRPMFYLAFDEEGARIAGIPHRLLNTIFIFLVALVIAVGMRVVGVLLISSMITLPVAASLQIARSFWQTIIYSIVFAQLAIITGLVLSFYLDWASGGTIVLVAVALLLLCMGYRHLTRRE; this is encoded by the coding sequence ATGATTGAAGCCTTTTTTCAATATAGTTTCATTCAGCGTGCTGTTTTAGCTGGTGTTATGGTGGGTTTTATCGCCCCGCTTATCGGTGTCTACCTTGTTATGCGCCGTCTTTCTTTGATCGCAGACGCTCTTTCACATGTCACATTGGCAGGTATAGCAGCAGGAATGCTGTGGAATAAAGTATTTCCTGCATTGCTCTTGAGTCCAGTTATTACAGGTATGGGTGCTTCGGTAATAGGAGCCTTGTGTATTGAAAAACTCCGCAAAGTCTATCGACACTACCAAGAACTATCTATTCCAATAATTCTTGCTGCAGGTGTTGGCTTGGGTGTGGTGTTGATCAGCATGGCTGATGGCTTTAATGCAGACTTGTTTGGCTATCTTTTTGGCAGCGTTGTAGCAGTATCTCCTCTCGATCTGAAGCTAATTACCTCTACATCTTTGTTGGTAATAGCTATTATAGCTGTCACCTATCGCCCTATGTTTTACCTGGCATTTGATGAAGAAGGCGCACGCATAGCAGGCATACCCCACAGGCTCCTGAACACCATTTTTATATTTTTAGTAGCATTGGTGATTGCGGTAGGAATGCGTGTTGTTGGTGTACTGCTGATTTCTTCCATGATAACTTTGCCGGTAGCTGCCAGTCTGCAAATCGCTCGAAGTTTCTGGCAAACAATCATCTACTCTATAGTTTTTGCCCAGCTGGCGATTATTACTGGGCTGGTTCTATCGTTCTATCTGGACTGGGCATCGGGAGGGACAATAGTACTGGTGGCCGTTGCATTGTTACTGCTATGCATGGGATACCGCCATTTGACTCGTCGGGAGTAG
- the gspK gene encoding type II secretion system minor pseudopilin GspK, which translates to MSTHAGRRGVALISVLLIFFIATTVAVAMMQRQQIDIRQTANLLQREQAYYYARGAEEFALQILHQDLLDDIEQNLMVDHYGESWAQGINFFEIDNGTLNITITDLQGRFNINGIVEGSTVNQSELERFRRLLSLLAIEQSLADAIVDWIDSDQEPFSLDGAEDLVYLSKEPPYRTGDGPMACPSELLLIEGIDWEIYTTLEPHVVALPTLTEVNVNTASATVLQATIPNLDESGAIRLVEDRANDGFDNLDDFFQHPALAGMDLPEEGLSVGSSFFIVNSAASFAGRSSYLSSWIYRQPEGSTVIARQISPLPPPQVPKSNEPSLLTMQLAVN; encoded by the coding sequence ATGAGTACTCATGCAGGTAGACGTGGAGTTGCGCTCATAAGCGTTCTGTTGATTTTCTTTATTGCCACTACTGTTGCCGTTGCCATGATGCAACGACAACAGATTGACATCCGTCAAACTGCCAACCTTTTGCAACGTGAACAAGCGTATTACTATGCCAGAGGTGCTGAAGAATTTGCCCTGCAGATTCTTCACCAGGATTTGCTGGATGATATTGAACAAAATCTCATGGTGGACCATTACGGTGAATCTTGGGCCCAGGGAATTAATTTTTTTGAAATTGATAATGGTACTCTAAACATTACTATTACTGACCTGCAAGGTAGGTTTAATATCAATGGAATTGTTGAAGGGAGTACTGTTAACCAAAGCGAATTGGAAAGATTTCGTCGCTTGCTATCTTTACTTGCCATTGAACAGTCTCTTGCTGACGCTATTGTCGACTGGATTGATTCTGATCAAGAGCCCTTTTCCCTCGACGGGGCAGAGGATTTGGTTTATTTAAGCAAAGAGCCTCCCTACCGTACCGGCGATGGCCCTATGGCCTGTCCTTCTGAGCTGCTGCTGATAGAAGGTATTGACTGGGAAATTTACACTACTCTTGAACCCCACGTGGTAGCTCTGCCAACACTTACTGAAGTAAACGTCAATACCGCTAGCGCTACCGTTTTGCAAGCTACCATCCCTAATCTCGACGAGTCTGGTGCTATCAGGCTCGTTGAAGACAGAGCCAATGATGGCTTTGATAATCTGGATGACTTTTTTCAACATCCCGCACTGGCTGGAATGGACCTACCTGAAGAAGGTCTTTCTGTAGGAAGTAGTTTTTTTATCGTTAACAGTGCAGCATCTTTCGCTGGGCGATCAAGTTATCTGAGCAGTTGGATCTATCGCCAACCTGAGGGCAGCACCGTTATTGCCCGCCAGATTAGTCCTCTTCCACCACCACAAGTACCGAAAAGCAATGAACCGTCACTATTAACTATGCAACTGGCAGTAAATTAA
- the gspI gene encoding type II secretion system minor pseudopilin GspI encodes MKIPDIFHFFQSQHHKRINSSGFTLLEVMIALAVFAVASAALITATGQNVRQSAYLENRTLAAQVARNAMEEVLSQPQWPSTGVSSEEVSMAGRKWEVLREVEATDSPHLRRIEITVSASEGHFMRFDSPRLAHLVGFKGEF; translated from the coding sequence TTGAAAATCCCTGACATTTTTCATTTCTTTCAAAGTCAACACCACAAGCGAATTAATTCCTCAGGTTTTACCTTGCTTGAGGTAATGATTGCCCTTGCGGTTTTTGCTGTTGCCTCTGCAGCTCTTATTACCGCTACAGGCCAAAACGTTCGGCAGTCAGCTTATCTTGAAAATCGGACTCTGGCAGCGCAGGTGGCCCGCAATGCCATGGAGGAGGTCCTTTCTCAGCCACAGTGGCCTTCAACTGGCGTAAGTAGCGAAGAAGTCAGTATGGCCGGACGAAAGTGGGAGGTTCTCCGCGAAGTCGAGGCTACTGATAGTCCTCACTTGCGTCGCATTGAAATAACTGTGAGTGCAAGCGAGGGGCATTTTATGCGTTTTGATTCACCTCGATTAGCTCATTTGGTGGGTTTCAAGGGGGAGTTTTGA
- a CDS encoding O-acetylhomoserine aminocarboxypropyltransferase/cysteine synthase family protein: protein MTTSKYRFETLALHGGQTPDPTTLSRGVPVYRTSSYIFRDTEHAANLFGLKELGNIYSRLMNPTNDVLEQRISLLEGGAASVALASGTSAIHYSVINIARAGDEIVAANNLYGGTYTMFDAILPQLGIKTTFVDSSDPINFARAITKKTRLIFIETIGNPALDFTDIAAISAVAKEHNLPLVVDGTFTTPYLLRAIEHGADVVVNSLTKWMGGHGTAIGGSVTDAGTFNWQDDKFNLYNEPDPNYHGLRWAHDLPESLAPVAFALRLRTVPLRNLGACLSPDNAWMFLQGLETLPFRMERHCQNAIDVARFLKSHPCVEWVRYPGLEDDRTYETASRYLENGFGAMVVFGVKGGKEKGEKFINSLQLFSHLANVGDAKSLALHPASTSHSQLSEKQQQSSGVSPELVRLSIGLEHIDDIIDDINSALAKVAF from the coding sequence ATGACAACATCAAAATATCGATTTGAAACGCTGGCCCTTCATGGGGGCCAAACCCCTGACCCCACGACTCTTTCCCGGGGAGTTCCCGTATACCGAACCAGCTCCTATATCTTTCGCGATACTGAGCATGCTGCCAATTTGTTCGGTTTGAAAGAATTGGGGAATATTTATTCTCGTCTGATGAATCCCACCAATGACGTGCTGGAGCAGCGCATTAGCTTGCTGGAGGGAGGAGCAGCTTCTGTGGCGCTGGCTTCAGGAACAAGCGCTATACACTACAGTGTCATTAATATTGCCAGGGCAGGTGATGAAATAGTTGCGGCCAATAATCTTTACGGTGGCACCTACACCATGTTCGATGCCATACTGCCACAACTCGGCATTAAGACGACTTTTGTAGACTCTTCAGATCCCATAAACTTTGCTCGTGCCATAACAAAAAAAACCAGGCTTATCTTTATTGAGACTATTGGTAATCCGGCACTTGATTTTACTGATATTGCAGCGATTTCTGCTGTTGCCAAGGAGCATAATCTTCCGTTGGTAGTGGATGGTACCTTTACGACTCCCTACTTGCTCCGGGCAATCGAGCATGGTGCAGATGTGGTGGTAAATTCACTTACAAAATGGATGGGTGGGCACGGTACTGCTATAGGCGGTTCTGTTACCGACGCAGGTACATTCAACTGGCAGGATGATAAATTCAACCTTTATAACGAACCCGACCCAAATTACCACGGATTGCGTTGGGCTCATGACCTTCCAGAATCTCTGGCACCTGTAGCTTTTGCCTTGCGGCTTCGCACGGTACCTCTGCGTAATTTAGGTGCCTGCCTATCACCAGACAATGCTTGGATGTTTCTCCAGGGACTTGAAACCTTGCCCTTTCGCATGGAACGTCACTGTCAAAATGCAATTGATGTGGCGCGATTCCTCAAGAGCCACCCTTGCGTAGAATGGGTGCGTTATCCTGGACTGGAGGACGACCGCACGTACGAAACAGCGAGCCGTTATTTAGAAAATGGATTTGGCGCTATGGTGGTTTTTGGCGTCAAAGGTGGTAAAGAAAAAGGAGAGAAGTTCATTAATTCTTTGCAACTTTTTTCACACCTGGCAAATGTTGGAGATGCAAAATCGCTGGCACTGCATCCTGCCAGCACATCACATTCGCAACTCAGCGAAAAACAGCAACAATCCAGTGGGGTCTCACCTGAACTGGTGCGCCTATCGATTGGACTTGAACACATTGATGACATTATTGACGATATCAATAGCGCTTTAGCTAAGGTGGCTTTTTAA
- a CDS encoding flagellar basal body P-ring protein FlgI encodes MKRIIDFIFLIVPVYLAALLLVSSVSANNQVAALREVTTIEGVRNNQLIGYGLVVGLDGTGDGARTGFTNQSLTNMLSRMGITANPDDINVDNVAAVMVTATLAPFAKPGSSMDVTISSLGSADSLQGGTLLLTPLTAPNGDVYAVAQGQVSLGGANGDGHPTAGRIVNGAVVEREIPFSLEGRQSITLLLKQQNFTNANNIQDAINDLYEDEIAIARSSGSVDVRVPGEFLDNIPRFIAQLETLPITMANSGKIIVNERTGTIVVGSDIRISPVAVSHGNLTVRIEPQVENDEVVEPARDERIAVINGGVNIGEVVDALNRMGMAPDDMIAILQAIKQAGALNGDLEFI; translated from the coding sequence ATGAAACGTATTATAGATTTCATCTTTCTTATAGTTCCAGTTTACCTTGCAGCTCTGCTGCTGGTCTCCTCTGTTAGTGCTAACAACCAAGTAGCGGCGCTGCGTGAAGTTACCACAATTGAAGGGGTACGAAATAACCAACTAATTGGTTATGGTCTGGTTGTTGGTCTTGACGGTACTGGTGATGGTGCCCGCACGGGTTTCACAAACCAGTCACTCACTAATATGCTTAGTCGCATGGGAATAACCGCTAATCCTGATGATATCAATGTTGACAATGTAGCTGCTGTAATGGTTACGGCAACGCTGGCTCCATTTGCCAAACCAGGCAGCTCTATGGATGTTACTATATCCAGTCTTGGCAGTGCTGACAGTTTGCAAGGTGGAACACTCCTTTTGACACCACTAACAGCACCCAATGGTGATGTATACGCCGTGGCTCAGGGGCAAGTAAGCCTGGGAGGGGCCAATGGTGATGGCCACCCTACTGCTGGCCGTATTGTCAATGGAGCTGTTGTGGAGCGTGAGATTCCCTTTAGTTTAGAAGGACGTCAGTCTATTACGCTTCTTCTGAAACAGCAGAACTTTACAAACGCTAACAATATTCAGGACGCTATTAACGATTTATACGAAGATGAAATTGCCATAGCACGTTCTTCTGGATCAGTAGATGTCCGTGTTCCAGGGGAGTTTCTTGACAATATTCCTCGCTTTATCGCTCAACTGGAAACGTTGCCTATTACCATGGCAAACTCTGGTAAGATTATTGTTAATGAGCGCACAGGGACTATAGTTGTCGGTTCAGATATCCGCATTAGCCCTGTGGCTGTGAGCCATGGCAACTTAACTGTTCGTATTGAGCCACAAGTAGAAAATGATGAAGTTGTAGAACCTGCCAGGGACGAGCGCATAGCAGTCATTAATGGAGGGGTTAATATTGGCGAGGTTGTGGACGCTCTTAATCGCATGGGCATGGCTCCTGATGATATGATTGCAATATTGCAGGCTATCAAGCAAGCTGGAGCCCTTAATGGTGATTTAGAGTTTATTTAA
- a CDS encoding transcriptional repressor, translating to MKDKTITDLLKKNGYKVTQKRRALLEVLEHNARFMSAKEIYESLLSRHPGISYDTVYRNMSIFTHLGLLETTSLDGERRYRLHECSGDNCQHHTHYVICLECSTTMALTDECPVSGMKFPENFQITGHKLEVYGYCQACQENI from the coding sequence GTGAAGGACAAGACCATTACTGATTTATTGAAAAAGAATGGCTATAAGGTTACTCAGAAGCGGCGGGCCTTACTGGAAGTGCTTGAGCACAATGCGCGATTTATGTCTGCTAAAGAGATTTATGAGTCACTACTATCACGGCATCCTGGTATCAGTTACGATACTGTTTATCGCAACATGAGTATCTTTACTCATCTTGGCTTACTGGAGACAACAAGTCTGGATGGTGAGAGACGATACCGTCTCCATGAATGCAGTGGGGATAATTGCCAGCACCATACGCATTACGTAATTTGCCTAGAGTGTAGCACAACCATGGCGCTGACCGATGAGTGCCCTGTTTCAGGAATGAAATTTCCTGAGAACTTTCAGATTACAGGGCACAAGCTTGAAGTTTATGGCTATTGTCAAGCCTGTCAAGAAAATATATAG